Proteins found in one Coriobacteriia bacterium genomic segment:
- a CDS encoding RidA family protein, whose product MPGAVASRLNSAGLALPVPAAALGAYVPAVRTGSLVFTSGQLPVRKGELLACGVVGADVTPEEAATCAAQCALNALAAASSVCDLDAVVRVVKLVGYVASARDFGGQPGVINAASDVMSAAFGDAGAHAREAVGVAALPLGAPVEISLILEVE is encoded by the coding sequence ATGCCGGGCGCTGTTGCATCCAGGCTGAACTCCGCCGGACTCGCACTGCCCGTTCCGGCCGCCGCCTTGGGCGCCTACGTGCCGGCGGTCCGCACCGGCTCTCTCGTGTTCACCTCGGGCCAACTGCCGGTGCGCAAGGGCGAGTTGCTTGCGTGCGGTGTCGTGGGGGCCGACGTCACGCCGGAGGAAGCAGCGACCTGTGCTGCGCAGTGTGCGCTGAACGCGCTTGCTGCCGCCTCGTCCGTGTGCGATCTCGACGCGGTGGTGCGCGTCGTCAAGCTCGTGGGCTACGTCGCCTCCGCTCGGGACTTCGGCGGGCAGCCGGGCGTCATCAACGCCGCGAGCGACGTGATGAGTGCCGCCTTCGGCGACGCCGGGGCGCACGCGCGTGAGGCCGTGGGTGTCGCCGCGCTGCCTCTTGGCGCGCCCGTGGAGATTTCACTCATTCTCGAGGTGGAGTGA
- a CDS encoding methyl-accepting chemotaxis protein, with translation MSTQVRDGAQRASTIVIGLGAATGAVFPLVASLLVEPKSMLALVLFWLMSIAAGTGVGFVCLRLLKREVEHTLSGALRNTSSQLGIAATEAKGEAALTEEIARILASAAQLLGQVRMATENIRAVSAEVLAATEEQASGAAEQAAAVTQTSATVEELAQTSSQIADNSEAVVRIAERTLATAEDGMTAVAATAAGIEEIRETTMQSSDRILALGERSQEIGRVLSIIDEIAEQTKILALNAAIEAARAGEAGKGFSVVAEEIRKLADSVTESTNEIGRVVREIQASASALIMQTEKAANKVAEGQELAQNTASSLERIVSQVEQTTDAAKQISIATQQQRTASDQVVVSMREVAQVSQQAASASRKITSAISELTRLADSLASR, from the coding sequence GTGAGCACACAAGTACGGGATGGTGCGCAGCGCGCAAGCACGATCGTGATCGGATTGGGCGCCGCGACGGGAGCGGTCTTCCCCCTTGTGGCGAGTCTCCTGGTCGAGCCGAAGAGCATGCTTGCGCTGGTGCTCTTCTGGCTCATGTCAATCGCCGCAGGCACCGGTGTCGGCTTCGTGTGCCTGAGGCTGTTGAAGCGGGAGGTCGAGCACACCCTGAGTGGCGCGCTCCGCAACACGAGCTCGCAACTCGGCATCGCTGCGACCGAGGCGAAAGGTGAGGCCGCACTCACCGAGGAGATCGCGCGCATTCTTGCATCGGCCGCGCAGCTTCTCGGGCAAGTTCGTATGGCCACCGAGAACATCCGTGCTGTGAGCGCCGAGGTACTTGCCGCGACCGAAGAGCAGGCCTCCGGTGCCGCCGAGCAGGCGGCGGCAGTGACGCAGACCTCCGCCACAGTCGAAGAGCTCGCGCAGACCTCGAGCCAGATCGCCGACAACTCCGAGGCGGTCGTACGCATCGCCGAGCGGACGCTCGCGACCGCCGAAGATGGCATGACTGCTGTTGCGGCTACGGCCGCAGGCATCGAAGAGATCCGCGAGACCACGATGCAGTCATCTGACCGCATCCTCGCGCTCGGCGAGCGTAGCCAGGAGATCGGCCGCGTTCTGTCGATCATCGACGAGATCGCGGAGCAGACGAAGATACTTGCGCTCAACGCCGCCATCGAGGCGGCCCGGGCCGGCGAGGCTGGCAAGGGTTTCTCGGTCGTGGCCGAGGAGATCCGCAAGTTGGCCGATTCGGTCACCGAGTCGACGAATGAGATCGGCCGTGTGGTTCGCGAGATCCAGGCGTCGGCCTCGGCGCTGATCATGCAGACCGAGAAGGCCGCGAACAAGGTGGCCGAGGGGCAGGAACTCGCCCAGAACACGGCCAGCTCGCTCGAGCGTATCGTGAGCCAGGTCGAGCAGACCACGGACGCCGCCAAGCAGATCTCGATCGCGACACAGCAGCAGCGGACCGCATCGGACCAGGTCGTGGTCTCGATGCGCGAGGTGGCGCAGGTGTCGCAGCAAGCCGCGAGCGCATCGCGCAAGATCACATCCGCAATCTCCGAACTCACACGCCTCGCGGACTCGCTGGCGTCGCGCTGA
- a CDS encoding 4Fe-4S binding protein, producing the protein MIDEERCTGCAVCALSCPGGAVRVG; encoded by the coding sequence ATGATCGACGAAGAGCGCTGCACCGGCTGTGCAGTGTGTGCGCTCAGTTGCCCTGGCGGTGCAGTGCGTGTTGGATAG
- a CDS encoding DUF1462 family protein has product MIRSEVEHRFGDSASIVYHDTSRPEVLAAHQAMVQLIQDQGLVYPVTVVDGEPMYDGAVSYPAILRAVQTRLSAS; this is encoded by the coding sequence ATCATCCGCTCCGAGGTCGAGCACCGCTTCGGCGACAGCGCGAGCATCGTCTATCACGACACGAGCCGACCAGAGGTCCTTGCAGCACACCAGGCCATGGTGCAACTCATCCAGGACCAGGGTCTGGTCTACCCGGTGACGGTCGTTGACGGAGAGCCCATGTACGATGGAGCCGTCTCGTACCCGGCGATCCTGCGGGCCGTCCAGACGCGTCTGAGCGCGTCCTGA